A genomic window from Terriglobales bacterium includes:
- a CDS encoding twin-arginine translocase TatA/TatE family subunit: MDLGMPELIFIFLIALLIFGPAQLPKLGRQLGKALGEFKRASNDFKHQLEDEVHKLELEQLKEEARKSVGLEPPEGTVAKENVDYSKLSHQAAWEHGERKIQPPAAQTQADGAAVETAKPEAAAGESPASTRVTGDHVA; encoded by the coding sequence ATGGACCTCGGGATGCCCGAGCTGATCTTCATCTTCCTGATCGCGCTGCTGATCTTCGGGCCGGCGCAGTTGCCGAAGCTCGGCCGGCAGCTCGGGAAGGCGCTGGGCGAGTTCAAGCGCGCCTCCAACGACTTCAAGCACCAGCTCGAGGACGAGGTCCACAAGCTGGAACTGGAGCAGCTGAAGGAAGAGGCGCGGAAGTCGGTAGGGCTGGAGCCGCCCGAAGGCACGGTGGCAAAAGAGAACGTGGACTACTCCAAGCTGAGCCACCAGGCGGCGTGGGAGCACGGCGAGCGGAAGATCCAGCCGCCGGCGGCGCAGACCCAAGCGGATGGCGCGGCGGTAGAGACGGCAAAGCCAGAAGCCGCGGCGGGCGAGTCGCCCGCCTCCACACGGGTCACGGGAGACCACGTTGCCTGA
- a CDS encoding PilZ domain-containing protein, with the protein MATTPTGGDRRVTPRANAQFEVRYGNGADIQVAQACDISATGIGLLGPKQYPVGAEIELRFRPPASDKGDFIVMKAKVRHSTPQRMGLEFVNIAPSDHLRVRDMIHRLLGSQSGKHSIG; encoded by the coding sequence ATGGCCACCACACCGACCGGCGGCGACCGGCGCGTCACCCCCCGCGCGAATGCGCAGTTTGAAGTCCGCTACGGCAACGGGGCGGATATCCAGGTCGCGCAGGCCTGCGACATCTCGGCCACCGGCATCGGCCTGCTCGGGCCCAAGCAGTACCCGGTGGGCGCCGAGATCGAGCTGCGCTTCCGCCCGCCCGCGAGCGACAAGGGCGACTTCATCGTGATGAAGGCCAAGGTGCGCCACTCCACCCCGCAGCGCATGGGCCTGGAGTTCGTCAACATCGCGCCCTCCGACCATCTGCGCGTCCGCGACATGATCCACCGGCTGCTGGGGTCGCAGTCCGGCAAGCACTCCATCGGGTGA
- a CDS encoding S41 family peptidase: protein MAGSARRSLLPVLVVILLCGMLGVVFGQRVTPSAGTSDSDVRDSLRTFSTVYDLVEQNYAEPVNPDKAIYNGAIPGMLRVLDPHSNFFDPKSYSLLREDQRGKYYGVGMTVGPRNNKIIVIAPFVGTPAYRAGIRPGDVIVAVDGKPTDNMNTGEVADLLKGPKGTTVKITILREGSEKPLDFTVMRDEIPRYSVDLKFMVRPGIGYIHVNGFNENTEHEVQQALDEFGDIKGLILDLRQNPGGLLSEGVGVADKFLKKGAVVVSHYGRSSPKKEYRATHGNGGKEYPLVVLVNRGTASAAEIVAGAIQDHDRGLIVGETTFGKGLVQTVYPLSENTGLALTTAKYYTPSGRLIQREYTGVSLYDYYYHRDEANNNGKEVKMTDSGRTVYGGGGITPDVKLAAQKTNRFQDSLLQNFAFFNFAKHYLIGKHVGRDFQVDDAVLQDFRRYLDSQKVAYTEADLMENDQWVRTNIKTEVFIAEFGQQEGQRVQAEADPQVMKALELLPQAKALAENARKVIAERSGHPLPANNQ from the coding sequence ATGGCTGGTAGTGCTCGCCGTTCTCTGCTCCCTGTCCTGGTCGTCATCCTGCTCTGCGGCATGCTCGGAGTGGTGTTCGGGCAGCGCGTGACGCCCAGCGCCGGCACCTCCGACTCCGACGTGCGCGACTCGCTGCGCACCTTCTCCACCGTCTACGACCTGGTGGAGCAGAACTACGCCGAGCCGGTGAATCCCGACAAGGCAATCTACAACGGCGCCATCCCGGGGATGCTGCGGGTGCTCGACCCGCACTCCAACTTCTTCGATCCCAAGAGCTACTCGCTGCTGCGCGAGGACCAGCGCGGCAAGTACTACGGCGTGGGCATGACGGTCGGCCCGCGCAACAACAAGATCATCGTGATCGCGCCCTTCGTCGGGACGCCCGCCTACCGCGCCGGCATCCGACCGGGCGACGTCATCGTCGCCGTCGACGGCAAGCCCACCGACAACATGAACACCGGCGAGGTCGCCGACCTGCTCAAGGGGCCCAAGGGCACCACCGTCAAGATCACCATCCTGCGCGAGGGCTCGGAGAAGCCGCTCGACTTCACCGTCATGCGCGACGAGATCCCGCGCTACTCGGTGGACCTGAAGTTCATGGTGCGCCCGGGCATCGGGTACATCCACGTGAACGGCTTCAACGAGAACACCGAGCACGAGGTGCAGCAGGCGCTCGACGAGTTCGGCGACATCAAGGGCCTGATCCTCGACCTGCGCCAGAACCCCGGCGGGCTGTTGAGCGAAGGCGTGGGCGTGGCCGACAAGTTCTTGAAGAAGGGCGCGGTCGTCGTCTCGCACTACGGCCGCTCCAGCCCGAAGAAGGAATACCGCGCCACGCACGGCAACGGCGGCAAGGAGTATCCGCTGGTGGTGCTGGTGAACCGCGGCACGGCGAGCGCGGCGGAGATCGTCGCCGGCGCCATCCAGGACCATGACCGCGGGCTGATCGTCGGCGAGACGACCTTCGGCAAGGGCCTGGTGCAGACCGTCTACCCGCTCTCGGAGAACACCGGCCTGGCCCTGACCACGGCGAAGTACTACACGCCCTCGGGCCGCCTCATCCAGCGCGAGTACACCGGCGTCTCGCTCTACGACTACTACTACCACCGCGACGAGGCCAACAACAACGGCAAGGAAGTGAAGATGACCGACAGCGGCCGCACCGTCTACGGCGGCGGCGGCATCACGCCCGACGTGAAGCTGGCGGCGCAGAAGACCAACCGCTTCCAGGATTCCCTGCTGCAGAACTTCGCCTTCTTCAACTTCGCCAAGCACTACCTCATCGGCAAGCACGTCGGGCGCGACTTCCAGGTCGACGACGCCGTGCTGCAGGACTTCCGCCGCTACCTCGACAGCCAGAAGGTCGCCTACACCGAGGCCGACCTGATGGAGAACGATCAGTGGGTGCGCACCAACATCAAGACCGAGGTCTTCATCGCCGAGTTCGGCCAGCAGGAAGGCCAGCGCGTGCAGGCCGAGGCCGATCCGCAGGTGATGAAGGCGCTCGAGCTGCTGCCCCAGGCCAAGGCGCTGGCCGAGAACGCGCGCAAGGTCATCGCCGAGCGCAGCGGCCACCCGCTACCCGCGAATAACCAGTAA
- the tatC gene encoding twin-arginine translocase subunit TatC: MPETAVDPALDVKHSEELSGMSFLQHLEELRRRLIWSLLGIAVCFGVAWYYAERIFGWMQRPIVKALQAHQLDTQLVYTSPTEPFNIYLKIGLLGGLFLASPWVLYQVWAFIAPGLYRKEKKYVAPFLLSTVGLFVAGGAFGYFIVYPAALDFLIGYGQQFKPMITVDKYTDLFLTVIAGMGVIFEMPILIFFLALMGIVSPGFLWRNFRYSILIIFIIAAVLTPTTDILNMCIFAAPMIVLYVLSIGIAWLVHPARRVAKEAA; this comes from the coding sequence TTGCCTGAGACGGCCGTGGACCCCGCTCTCGACGTCAAGCACAGCGAAGAACTGAGCGGGATGAGCTTTCTCCAGCACCTGGAGGAGCTGCGGCGGCGGCTGATCTGGTCGCTGCTGGGGATCGCGGTGTGCTTTGGCGTGGCGTGGTACTACGCGGAGCGCATCTTCGGCTGGATGCAGCGGCCGATCGTGAAGGCGCTCCAGGCGCACCAGCTCGACACGCAGCTCGTCTACACCTCGCCCACGGAGCCGTTCAACATCTACCTGAAGATCGGGCTGCTGGGCGGGCTGTTCCTGGCGTCGCCCTGGGTGCTCTACCAGGTGTGGGCGTTCATCGCGCCCGGGCTGTACCGGAAAGAGAAGAAGTACGTCGCGCCGTTCCTGCTCTCGACGGTGGGGCTGTTCGTGGCGGGCGGCGCCTTCGGGTACTTCATCGTGTATCCCGCGGCGCTCGACTTCCTCATCGGGTACGGCCAGCAGTTCAAGCCGATGATCACGGTGGACAAGTACACCGACCTGTTCCTCACGGTCATCGCCGGCATGGGCGTGATCTTCGAGATGCCCATCCTCATCTTCTTCCTCGCGCTGATGGGGATCGTGAGCCCCGGTTTCCTGTGGCGGAACTTCCGCTACTCCATCCTGATCATCTTCATCATCGCGGCGGTGCTGACGCCGACCACCGACATCCTGAACATGTGCATCTTCGCGGCGCCGATGATCGTGCTGTACGTGCTGAGCATCGGGATCGCGTGGCTGGTGCACCCGGCGCGGAGAGTGGCGAAGGAAGCGGCGTGA
- a CDS encoding cupin domain-containing protein encodes MSRALVLGVVLLAACVGAQVADAPGIQLVEFKPLTQDFEVIHGDVEKTGEPFVMRIRELRGGFIPPHTHPVDEHITVLEGRVCLGTGPDFDRAKLRCLGPGGYAFFPKGTMIFGETPEPATVQVHGVGPFHLHWKYPVQSFDSPDAAQAFRYRAGQRIRTKYGVGTIEKGWRSGPIIQYETRVGSELVMATESEVSLEK; translated from the coding sequence ATGAGCCGAGCGCTGGTTCTGGGCGTGGTCCTGCTGGCGGCGTGCGTCGGCGCGCAGGTGGCCGATGCGCCGGGCATACAGCTGGTGGAGTTCAAGCCGCTCACGCAGGACTTCGAGGTCATTCACGGCGACGTCGAGAAGACGGGCGAGCCGTTCGTGATGCGTATCCGCGAGCTGCGCGGCGGCTTCATCCCGCCGCACACCCATCCGGTGGACGAGCACATCACGGTGCTGGAAGGAAGAGTCTGCCTCGGAACCGGGCCGGACTTCGACCGCGCCAAGCTGCGCTGCCTCGGCCCCGGCGGGTACGCGTTCTTTCCCAAGGGCACGATGATCTTCGGCGAGACGCCCGAGCCCGCCACCGTGCAGGTACACGGCGTCGGGCCGTTCCATCTCCACTGGAAGTATCCGGTGCAGAGCTTCGATTCGCCCGACGCGGCGCAGGCCTTCCGCTACCGCGCCGGCCAGCGCATCAGGACGAAGTACGGCGTGGGCACGATCGAGAAGGGCTGGCGCTCGGGGCCCATCATCCAGTACGAGACGCGCGTCGGCAGCGAGCTCGTGATGGCGACGGAGTCGGAGGTCAGCCTTGAGAAGTAG